GCCGGTGATGCGGAAATCCGGCGGCGGCTCGATCGTGATGATCTCCTCGATCGCGGGATTGCGCGGCTCGCCGACGCTGGCGGGGTACTGCGCCACCAAGGGCGGCGTGCGGCTGTTCGCCAAGGCGATCGCCATGGAGTGCGCCTCGGTGGGCGACGGCGTGCGCGTGAACTCCGTGCATCCCGGCATCATCGACACCCCCATCTGGGGCAAGCTGCCGGTCGGCGCGTCGGGCGGCGGACGCAACGCGCCGGTCGATCCGCACGAGCTGGCGAAGATCGGCGCGCCGGTGGGCCGCGCCGGCAGCGCCCAGGACATCGCCAACGGCGTGCTGTTCCTGGCCTCCGACGCGTCCAGCTACATGACCGGCGCCGAGCTGGTGATCGACGGCGGCATCACCAGCGGCGGCGCCGTGCGGCGCGGCTGAGCGCGGCGCACCAGGAGAGGATCGACGATGGACGTCTCGCGCATCGAGAGCTGGCACGCCCACGTCTATTTCGACGCCGGCACGCGCGACACCGCGTGGGCGTTGCGCGAGGAGATCACGGCCCGCTTCGCCGACGAGATGGTGATGGGCCGGTTCCACGAGCGGCCGGTCGGACCGCATCCGCGCTGGAGCTACCAGGTCGCGTTCAAGCCCGACAAGTTCGAGCGCATCGTGCCGTGGCTCAATCTCAATCGCCGCGGCCTGACGGTGCTGGTGCATCCCAACACCGGCGAGGATCTCGAGGACCACCGCGACCGCGCGGCGTGGCTGGGCGAGAGCGTCGCGCTCGATCTCGCGGCGCTGGCGCCGCTCACCGCGTAACGCGGCGACTCCGGGGAGCACGACCATGGACACGCTGCTGCCGATCGCCACCGCCATCGCCGGGCGCCTGAAGGCGCGCGGCGAGACGTTGGCGATCTCCGAATCATCGATCGGCGGTTTGCTGTCGGCGTCGCTGATCGCGGTGCCCGGCGCCTCGGCGTATTTCCTCGGCGGCGCGGTGATCTACACGCGCGCGGCCGGCGACGCGCTGCTGGCGATCCCGCCGCAGGCCCGCAGCGGGCTACGCTCGGCGACCGAGGCCTACGCCGCGCTCGGCGCCCGCACGATCCGCGATAAGCTCGGCGCGACCTGGGGCATGGCCGAGACCGGCGCCAGCGGCCCGGCAGGCAACCGCTACGGCGATCCCGCCGGCCACGCCTGCGTCGCCATCGCCGGCCCGGTGTCGCGCGCCATCACCGTCCGCACGGGCGATTCCGACCGCGTCGCCAACATGCGCGCCTTCGCCCGCGCCGCGCTCGAGCTGCTGCGAGCCGAGCTGGGATGATCGGCGCCGCCGGTTCCCGGCGCGTCCGACCAACGCGGCGTCATCTTGGATCGTGGCGAGGGGCGCGGCCGGCGTAGGGCGGGGCTGCGTCGCCGCGCGGTGTCCCGCCGGCGCGTCCGTGCTGTAGTGACCGGGGTGGTCGGACGGACGCCGGAGCGACGGGAATGGATGGAACCACGCGGGACACGCTGATCGACGCGGCCTCGATGCGCGCGGCGCTCGACGAGGCCGACATCGTGCCGCTGACGTTGGCGCTGGTGCACCTCACCGGCGATCGCCAGCCGCTCGACCTGATCCGCCCGCACGTCGCC
The genomic region above belongs to Rhodospirillales bacterium and contains:
- a CDS encoding DOPA 4,5-dioxygenase family protein, coding for MDVSRIESWHAHVYFDAGTRDTAWALREEITARFADEMVMGRFHERPVGPHPRWSYQVAFKPDKFERIVPWLNLNRRGLTVLVHPNTGEDLEDHRDRAAWLGESVALDLAALAPLTA
- a CDS encoding CinA family protein codes for the protein MDTLLPIATAIAGRLKARGETLAISESSIGGLLSASLIAVPGASAYFLGGAVIYTRAAGDALLAIPPQARSGLRSATEAYAALGARTIRDKLGATWGMAETGASGPAGNRYGDPAGHACVAIAGPVSRAITVRTGDSDRVANMRAFARAALELLRAELG
- a CDS encoding SDR family oxidoreductase: MGQVSGKVALVTGGASGIGAACCETLAREGAKVVATDIDAPRGAELVARIKAAGGEASFLTQDVADEARWIEVVADIVKRHGRLDVMVANAGIGIMVPSIADMSLADWRRQTAINLDGVFLSVKHCLPVMRKSGGGSIVMISSIAGLRGSPTLAGYCATKGGVRLFAKAIAMECASVGDGVRVNSVHPGIIDTPIWGKLPVGASGGGRNAPVDPHELAKIGAPVGRAGSAQDIANGVLFLASDASSYMTGAELVIDGGITSGGAVRRG